A genomic segment from Aegilops tauschii subsp. strangulata cultivar AL8/78 chromosome 1, Aet v6.0, whole genome shotgun sequence encodes:
- the LOC141020502 gene encoding pentatricopeptide repeat-containing protein At2g46050, mitochondrial-like, with protein MWPRGFLLRLLLRVTAGATARHACARVHPLLVKSGHASDTRLATALADAYAKSGLVTHARRVFDETPRRDLVLWNVMISCYSSHGLLLDSWALFASMRRRPGLSGDGFTFSALLSARAPPSSRGHLLGLLAHGLVLRLGLQLDLVVATALLDMYAKCGRVADARWVFDAMLLRNSVSWNAIIVCYGRHDGGKEALQIFVSMLRNDDGCCCRPDELTLASLLSSCANMAAAYEATQLHAYALKRGLQGFLQVANALIMAYGKNGFLQQATQTFATIHSPDIVSWSSMVSSFAYLGCAKSAIHVFERMLQQGVRPDGIAFLGVLSACSHAGLIQHGLKYFLLMTTDYQIDPCPQHLACLVDLLGRAGRVQDAYNILLNISCQTNTDVIGAFLAACKTRGNIELAKWAADRLLGLEPNEPANYLLISNAYAAAGAWSELAKVRSFMRNVGGNKVPGCSWIEIGGKVQTFVSNDILLQQSTNMRQMMEILVTFMEKESNDDTLCKDSDFISERF; from the coding sequence ATGTGGCCGCGCGGCTTCCTCTTGCGTCTTCTCCTCCGCGTGACCGCCGGCGCCACTGCCCGCCACGCCTGCGCGCGCGTCCACCCGCTCCTCGTGAAGTCCGGCCACGCTTCCGACACTCGCCTCGCCACCGCGCTCGCCGACGCCTATGCCAAGTCCGGCCTCGTCACGCACGCGCGCAGGGTGTTCGACGAAACGCCGCGCAGGGACCTCGTGCTCTGGAACGTCATGATCTCCTGCTACTCGTCCCATGGCCTGCTCCTCGACTCATGGGCCCTCTTCGCCTCCATGCGGAGGAGGCCCGGCCTCTCCGGCGACGGCTTCACCTTCAGTGCCTTGCTGAGCGCCCGCGCTCCTCCTTCTTCCCGCGGCCACCTCCTGGGGCTCCTGGCGCACGGCCTTGTTCTCAGGCTGGGCCTCCAGCTGGACCTTGTCGTCGCCACCGCGCTCCTCGACATGTATGCAAAGTGCGGCCGGGTCGCTGATGCTCGCTGGGTGTTCGATGCCATGCTGCTAAGGAACTCTGTATCCTGGAATGCCATCATTGTCTGCTATGGCCGCCATGATGGAGGCAAGGAAGCACTGCAGATTTTCGTGTCCATGCTCAGGAATGATGATGGCTGCTGTTGTCGGCCTGACGAGCTCACGCTTGCCAGTTTGCTTAGTTCCTGTGCCAACATGGCAGCTGCCTATGAGGCTACCCAGCTTCATGCTTATGCCCTCAAAAGGGGCTTACAAGGATTTCTGCAAGTAGCCAACGCTCTGATCATGGCCTATGGTAAGAAtggttttcttcaacaagcaacACAGACATTTGCCACCATCCATAGCCCAGACATAGTTTCATGGTCATCCATGGTTTCATCTTTTGCCTACCTTGGGTGTGCCAAGAGCGCAATCCATGTGTTTGAAAGAATGCTCCAACAAGGCGTGCGGCCTGACGGCATTGCGTTTCTTGGAGTTCTTTCTGCCTGCAGCCATGCTGGACTCATTCAACATGGCCTGAAGTATTTTCTTCTAATGACGACGGACTACCAAATTGATCCATGTCCGCAGCATCTTGCTTGTCTCGTTGATCTCCTAGGGAGAGCTGGCAGGGTTCAGGACGCCTACAACATTTTACTCAACATCTCCTGCCAAACAAACACTGATGTAATTGGAGCTTTCCTTGCTGCCTGCAAGACACGAGGCAACATTGAGTTGGCAAAGTGGGCTGCTGATAGGCTACTCGGTCTGGAGCCAAACGAGCCAGCCAATTACCTGCTTATATCTAATGCTTATGCTGCTGCAGGAGCTTGGAGTGAGCTTGCAAAGGTAAGAAGTTTTATGAGAAACGTGGGCGGCAACAAGGTGCCTGGTTGTAGCTGGATAGAAATAGGTGGAAAGGTTCAGACATTTGTCTCCAATGATATTTTGCTCCAACAATCAACAAATATGCGACAAATGATGGAAATTCTTGTTACATTCATGGAAAAAGAGAGCAATGACGATACTCTTTGTAAGGATTCAGATTTTATTTCAGAACGGTTTTGA
- the LOC109773528 gene encoding protein LSD1, whose translation MPVPLAPYPTPPVPFTPPAPNAGAQSQLVCSGCRNLLMYPAGATSVCCAVCSTVTAVPAPGTEMAQLVCGGCHTLLMYIRGATSVQCSCCHTVNLAMEANQVAHVNCGSCRMLLMYQYGARSVKCAVCSFVTSVGASSGAEQKPSN comes from the exons ATGCCGGTTCCTCTTGCCCCTTACCCAACCCCTCCTGTGCCCTTCACACCACCCGCTCCCAATGCAG GGGCTCAAAGCCAACTTGTCTGCTCTGGGTGCCGGAATCTGCTCATGTATCCTGCCGGCGCAACGTCGGTCTGCTGCGCAGTTTGCAGTACCGTGACCGCTGTTCCGGCTCCCG GGACTGAAATGGCGCAGCTAGTTTGCGGAGGATGCCACACTCTTCTCATGTACATACGCGGCGCCACAAGTGTACAGTGTTCTTGCTGCCACACTGTCAACCTGGCAATGGAAG CGAATCAGGTTGCGCATGTAAACTGCGGGAGTTGCCGAATGCTGCTCATGTACCAGTATGGCGCGAGGTCCGTCAAATGTGCAGTCTGCAGTTTCGTCACGTCAGTTGGG GCATCATCGGGTGCAGAGCAGAAGCCCAGCAACTGA